A section of the Phaseolus vulgaris cultivar G19833 chromosome 8, P. vulgaris v2.0, whole genome shotgun sequence genome encodes:
- the LOC137825868 gene encoding probable acetyltransferase TAP2 isoform X1 produces the protein MLTLNHNAISSSFSTVPFHANYALSTPTQFLFSSNLNYSFATTGGYTLTVFVLPLSQFYYHNLFTVKISMLAAATRKLKSFQLKAGFWESIKSGLMKNNSMQVIDPPSIDEEDEEPLPQEFVLVEKTEPDGTIEQIVFSSGGDIDVYDLQALCDKVGWPRRPLSKLAAALKNSYIVASLHSIRKSPGSEGDEQKRLIGMARATSDHAFNATIWDVLVDPSYQGQGLGKALIEKLIRALLQRDIGNITLFADSQVVEFYRNLGFEADPEGIKGMFWYPNH, from the exons ATGCTAACCCTCAATCACAATGCTATTTCTTCTTC GTTCTCAACTGTTCCATTTCATGCCAATTATGCACTCTCTACTCCAactcaatttttattttcttccaaTCTTAATTACTCCTTTGCTACAACAGGTGGATACACTCTCACTGTCTTTGTTCTTCCCTTGTCTCaattttattatcataatttatttactGTAAAGATTTCTATGTTGGCTGCAGCAACCAGAAAGCTCAAGTCTTTTCAGCTCAAGGCTGGATTTTGGGAATCAATTAAATCTGG GTTGATGAAGAATAACTCAATGCAAGTCATTGATCCACCCTCTatagatgaagaagatgaagaaccTCTGCCTCAAGAGTTTGTCCTTGTGGAAAAGACCGAACCTGATGGAACAATTGAGCAAATAGTATTCTCTTCAGGTGGAGATATTGATGTTTATGATCTTCAGGCCCTCTGTGACAAG GTAGGGTGGCCACGCAGACCACTGTCAAAATTAGCTGCGGCTTTGAAAAATAGCTATATAGTGGCCTCACTTCATTCTATAAGAAAGTCTCCTGGATCAG AGGGGGATGAACAGAAGAGATTAATTGGCATGGCCCGTGCTACGTCTGACCATGCCTTCAATGCCACAATTTGGGATGTTCTAGTTGATCCTAGTTACCAG GGCCAAGGTCTTGGTAAAGCTCTTATAGAGAAACTGATTAGAGCTCTTCTGCAAAGGGACATTGGCAACATAACTCTGTTTGCAGATAGTCAAG TTGTGGAATTTTATCGCAATTTAGGCTTTGAAGCTGACCCTGAGGGCATAAAAGGCATGTTTTGGTACCCGAATCACTAA
- the LOC137825868 gene encoding probable acetyltransferase TAP2 isoform X2, which translates to MLTLNHNAISSSFSTVPFHANYALSTPTQFLFSSNLNYSFATTATRKLKSFQLKAGFWESIKSGLMKNNSMQVIDPPSIDEEDEEPLPQEFVLVEKTEPDGTIEQIVFSSGGDIDVYDLQALCDKVGWPRRPLSKLAAALKNSYIVASLHSIRKSPGSEGDEQKRLIGMARATSDHAFNATIWDVLVDPSYQGQGLGKALIEKLIRALLQRDIGNITLFADSQVVEFYRNLGFEADPEGIKGMFWYPNH; encoded by the exons ATGCTAACCCTCAATCACAATGCTATTTCTTCTTC GTTCTCAACTGTTCCATTTCATGCCAATTATGCACTCTCTACTCCAactcaatttttattttcttccaaTCTTAATTACTCCTTTGCTACAACAG CAACCAGAAAGCTCAAGTCTTTTCAGCTCAAGGCTGGATTTTGGGAATCAATTAAATCTGG GTTGATGAAGAATAACTCAATGCAAGTCATTGATCCACCCTCTatagatgaagaagatgaagaaccTCTGCCTCAAGAGTTTGTCCTTGTGGAAAAGACCGAACCTGATGGAACAATTGAGCAAATAGTATTCTCTTCAGGTGGAGATATTGATGTTTATGATCTTCAGGCCCTCTGTGACAAG GTAGGGTGGCCACGCAGACCACTGTCAAAATTAGCTGCGGCTTTGAAAAATAGCTATATAGTGGCCTCACTTCATTCTATAAGAAAGTCTCCTGGATCAG AGGGGGATGAACAGAAGAGATTAATTGGCATGGCCCGTGCTACGTCTGACCATGCCTTCAATGCCACAATTTGGGATGTTCTAGTTGATCCTAGTTACCAG GGCCAAGGTCTTGGTAAAGCTCTTATAGAGAAACTGATTAGAGCTCTTCTGCAAAGGGACATTGGCAACATAACTCTGTTTGCAGATAGTCAAG TTGTGGAATTTTATCGCAATTTAGGCTTTGAAGCTGACCCTGAGGGCATAAAAGGCATGTTTTGGTACCCGAATCACTAA
- the LOC137825868 gene encoding histone acetyltransferase TAP1 isoform X3, with protein MLFLLRSQLFHFMPIMHSLLQLNFYFLPILITPLLQQISMLAAATRKLKSFQLKAGFWESIKSGLMKNNSMQVIDPPSIDEEDEEPLPQEFVLVEKTEPDGTIEQIVFSSGGDIDVYDLQALCDKVGWPRRPLSKLAAALKNSYIVASLHSIRKSPGSEGDEQKRLIGMARATSDHAFNATIWDVLVDPSYQGQGLGKALIEKLIRALLQRDIGNITLFADSQVVEFYRNLGFEADPEGIKGMFWYPNH; from the exons ATGCTATTTCTTCTTC GTTCTCAACTGTTCCATTTCATGCCAATTATGCACTCTCTACTCCAactcaatttttattttcttccaaTCTTAATTACTCCTTTGCTACAACAG ATTTCTATGTTGGCTGCAGCAACCAGAAAGCTCAAGTCTTTTCAGCTCAAGGCTGGATTTTGGGAATCAATTAAATCTGG GTTGATGAAGAATAACTCAATGCAAGTCATTGATCCACCCTCTatagatgaagaagatgaagaaccTCTGCCTCAAGAGTTTGTCCTTGTGGAAAAGACCGAACCTGATGGAACAATTGAGCAAATAGTATTCTCTTCAGGTGGAGATATTGATGTTTATGATCTTCAGGCCCTCTGTGACAAG GTAGGGTGGCCACGCAGACCACTGTCAAAATTAGCTGCGGCTTTGAAAAATAGCTATATAGTGGCCTCACTTCATTCTATAAGAAAGTCTCCTGGATCAG AGGGGGATGAACAGAAGAGATTAATTGGCATGGCCCGTGCTACGTCTGACCATGCCTTCAATGCCACAATTTGGGATGTTCTAGTTGATCCTAGTTACCAG GGCCAAGGTCTTGGTAAAGCTCTTATAGAGAAACTGATTAGAGCTCTTCTGCAAAGGGACATTGGCAACATAACTCTGTTTGCAGATAGTCAAG TTGTGGAATTTTATCGCAATTTAGGCTTTGAAGCTGACCCTGAGGGCATAAAAGGCATGTTTTGGTACCCGAATCACTAA
- the LOC137826330 gene encoding probable LRR receptor-like serine/threonine-protein kinase At1g06840 — MPTLRIHGYAFGVLCCFIILTEASQTDPSEVNALIDIKKSLIDPKNNLRNWNSGDPCMANWTGIYCSDREEADGYFHVQKLYLMTMNLSGSLAPQLGQLSHLKILSFMWNSLTSTIPKEIGNILSLELLLLSGNKLSGSLPDELGKLSNLNRLQVDENQLSGTIPKSFGNMVKVKHLHMNNNSFYGQLPSTLSNLSNLVHLLVDNNNLSGYLPSDFYVLQWLRILQLDNNNFNGHEIPSTYENFSALTKLSLRNCSLQGTIPDFSSITNLIYLDLSWNQFTGTIPSNRLADNMTTIDLSNNFLEGPIPLSFIYPRLQKLSLENNSLNGSIPASIWQDMAFITKDKLKINLENNSLVNVLGNLNPPANVTLRLSGNPICKNFDIENIGQYCEPGGDEDEDEIVQNPKDPSTVCLFQDCQVDKSYELYVPSFPIPCYCAAPLLVGYRLKSPSFSYFAPYFVMFALYITDSLNLEHYQISISSWEDGNRITMYLKLFPSYDSHLDMFNESDVYRIKTKFTSWEFPPNHFFGPYELLNFTLVGPYATTIGSNGSTLNSVILLAALLSAVASILATSAVIIFLLYRRHGKYQHMSSRKHKSPNVHIKIDSVKEFSFIELAIATNNFSSSTIVGKGGYGAVHKGILSGETLVAIKRAAEGSLQGQKEFLTEIELLSRLHHRNLVSLIGYCNEEEEQMLVYEFMPNGTLRDWISGKSEKAKERQNFGMGLKIALGAAKGILYLHTEANPPIFHRDIKASNILLDSEFTAKVADFGLSLLAPEGSGTKLSTVVKGTPGYLDPEYVLTQKFTDKSDIYGLGIVFLELLTGMQPISRGKHIVNEVNAACRSGMIYSVIESRMGLYPSHCLDKFLSLALRCCQEKPEERPSMVDVVRELEDIAAMPSRSHEASFPDVSIDNSGEMASSSSLGSNAAREDQYKYVHVSGSNLVSGVIPTVVPR, encoded by the exons ATGCCGACTCTAAGAATTCATGGATATGCCTTTGGTGTTTTGTGTTGTTTTATCATCCTCACAGAAGCTTCACAAACAGACCCTTCAGAAG TAAATGCACTGATAGACATCAAGAAAAGTTTGATTGATCCTAAGAACAATCTGAGGAACTGGAATTCGGGTGACCCGTGTATGGCAAACTGGACTGGAATTTATTGTTCTGATAGGGAGGAGGCTGATGGTTACTTCCATGTTCAAAAGCT CTACTTAATGACTATGAATCTCTCGGGAAGTTTAGCACCCCAGCTTGGTCAGCTATCTCATCTTAAGATACT GTCTTTTATGTGGAACAGTTTGACAAGCACAATACCGAAGGAAATTGGAAATATCTTGTCATTGGAACTCTT GCTCCTAAGTGGGAATAAGTTATCTGGTAGTTTGCCAGATGAACTTGGCAAACTTTCGAATTTGAATAGACTCCAAGTTGATGAAAATCAATTGTCAGGAACTATTCCAAAGTCATTTGGCAACATGGTCAAAGTTAAACATCT CCACATGAATAACAACTCCTTCTATGGTCAACTTCCTTCCACACTTTCAAATCTGTCTAATCTTGTGCATTT GCTTGTGGACAACAATAACTTATCTGGTTACCTTCCATCAGATTTCTATGTGTTACAATGGTTAAGAATACT CCAACTTGATAACAATAATTTCAATGGGCATGAAATTCCTTCAACCTATGAAAACTTCTCCGCTCTAACGAAACT AAGTCTGAGAAACTGCAGTCTGCAAGGAACTATTCCTGATTTCAGTTCAATAACCAACCTTATCTATTT AGACCTTAGCTGGAATCAGTTTACTGGAACTATACCATCAAATAGACTTGCAGACAATATGACTACTAT TGATCTATCCAATAATTTTCTCGAAGGACCAATTCCTCTAAGCTTCATATACCCTAGGCTTCAAAAACT GTCACTTGAGAACAATTCTCTAAATGGATCAATCCCTGCTAGCATATGGCAGGACATGGCATTCATTACTAAAGATAAACTTAAAAT TAATCTCGAAAATAACTCCCTAGTCAACGTTTTGGGAAATCTGAACCCCCCAGCAAATGTTACCTTGAG GCTTTCTGGCAATCCAATCTGCAAGAATTTTGACATAGAAAATATTGGTCAATATTGTGAACCTGGTggagatgaagatgaagatgaaataGTCCAAAACCCAAAAGATCCATCAACTGTCTGTCTATTTCAAGATTGCCAAGTAGATAAGTCCTATGAATTATATGTACCCTCTTTCCCAATTCCTTGCTATTGTGCAGCTCCTCTGTTAGTTGGATACAGGCTGAAAAGTCCAAGTTTTTCATACTTTGCTCCCTATTTTGTGATGTTTGCATTATATATAACTGATTCCTTAAACTTAGAACACTATCAGATATCAATATCTTCTTGGGAAGATGGAAACCGTATCACCATGTATTTAAAACTATTCCCTTCGTATGATTCCCACTTAGATATGTTCAACGAAAGTGATGTCTATCGCATTAAAACCAAATTTACATCATGGGAATTTCCTCCCAATCATTTCTTTGGACCATATGAACTCCTGAACTTCACTCTTGTTGGACCTTATGCAACTA CTATTGGTTCAAACGGGAGTACACTTAATTCAGTCATATTGCTTGCTGCTTTATTATCAGCTGTTGCCAGTATTTTAGCAACATCTGCTGTGATCATTTTCCTGCTTTATAGAAGACATGGAAAATATCAGCACATGAGTTCAAGGAAACATAAGT CCCCTAATGTACATATTAAAATAGACAGTGTGAAAGAATTTAGTTTCATAGAACTGGCTATTGCTACGAACAATTTTAGCAGCTCAACTATAGTTGGCAAAGGAGGTTATGGGGCTGTCCATAAAGGCATTTTATCTGGTGAAACACTTGTGGCTATTAAACGAGCAGCAGAAGGTTCCTTACAAGGCCAAAAGGAGTTTTTGACTGAGATTGAACTTTTATCAAGGTTACACCATCGAAATCTTGTCTCACTGATTGGATACTGTAATGAAGAAGAGGAGCAG ATGCTGGTTTATGAATTCATGCCCAATGGCACCCTAAGGGACTGGATTTCTG GTAAAAGTGAAAAAGCCAAGGAAAGACAAAATTTTGGTATGGGATTGAAAATTGCATTGGGTGCAGCCAAAGGCATACTATATCTTCATACAGAGGCTAACCCTCCTATATTCCACCGAGATATTAAAGCCAGCAACATACTTCTAGACTCTGAATTTACAGCTAAAGTGGCTGATTTTGGACTTTCACTGCTTGCACCAGAAGGATCTGGTACTAAACTGTCAACTGTTGTGAAGGGAACACCA GGTTACCTTGACCCAGAATATGTATTGACTCAGAAGTTTACTGACAAAAGTGATATCTATGGTCTAGGAATTGTGTTTCTGGAGCTTTTAACAGGCATGCAGCCAATCTCACGTGGGAAACACATTGTTAATGAG GTTAATGCGGCTTGTCGATCTGGCATGATATATTCCGTTATAGAGAGCAGAATGGGGTTATATCCATCACATTGCTTGGACAAGTTTTTATCTCTGGCCCTCAGATGTTGCCAAGAAAAACCAGAGGAGAGGCCATCAATGGTAGACGTGGTGAGGGAACTAGAAGATATTGCTGCAATGCCATCAAGAAGTCATGAAGCTAGTTTCCCAGATGTTAGCATAGATAACTCAGGTGAAATGGCATCCTCATCATCTTTAGGATCTAATGCAGCAAGGGAGGATCAATACAAGTACGTGCATGTGTCAGGAAGTAATCTTGTCAGTGGTGTCATTCCCACCGTTGTTCCTCGCTAA